The uncultured Carboxylicivirga sp. genomic interval TAATTCATATGATTTAACAAAACGGCCAATAGAGTATGCCCCGGTAATTACCATAAACCATAATAGAGTGGTTACTACATATTGCATTCCATAGATGCTCATTGGTTTGATGTTGGCTGCAGAGATGGCAAAAAGTACCAATCCTAAACATACATAAATCAAGCCGGGAAAAATGTTTTTTCCTGATAAAAGATAAACAAATACCGAAGCAATCATAAAGGTAAAACCAACTACTAACAATGGAACTGTAAACGAAATGTCAAAACTACCAAGTATGTATATTGACCAGAAGATAAATAACATGGCATTTAATAAACTCAAATAAAGATTCCAGCCTGTAAACTGGTCTTTTTCCTTATGTGAAGCAAAAATAATTCCGCCCATATAAACCATAAACAAGGTTGCAGCATATGTAAATGGTCGTCCCCATGAAGTTGGATCAAAATAGATGTAATAAGTAGCATATACCAAAACGGTTGCAATAAATGTCATAATGCGCAGTTCCTGCCATTTTTTAGCCACACTAACATATAACGATCCTAAATTAAGAATCAGTACATAAGCAAATAAAACAATGTCATGTTCTGGTTTGGCTTTCATTAAAATAGGTGAAAGTAATCCTCCTAAAACACTAATAAATATTAGACCACGTAACTCGTACTTGTAACTGATTAAGGTTGTTAAAGCCGATAGTGTAAGAACAGAGATGAGCATAACATTGTAAGGCCAGTTCAAGTCATTGCTAAAAGCAACATAAGTAAAAACTGCATAAATAATGCTGATGCCTGAACCCGCCAGAATCTGACAGGTATAGAGGGCGCCTTTGCGGTAATAGGTGAAACCGCCGAA includes:
- a CDS encoding DUF2339 domain-containing protein, translated to MIDLIKKHWITSLGILFLFSAFTYFLKIAFESGWFPPEIRVLSGFAIGVTLLFGGFTYYRKGALYTCQILAGSGISIIYAVFTYVAFSNDLNWPYNVMLISVLTLSALTTLISYKYELRGLIFISVLGGLLSPILMKAKPEHDIVLFAYVLILNLGSLYVSVAKKWQELRIMTFIATVLVYATYYIYFDPTSWGRPFTYAATLFMVYMGGIIFASHKEKDQFTGWNLYLSLLNAMLFIFWSIYILGSFDISFTVPLLVVGFTFMIASVFVYLLSGKNIFPGLIYVCLGLVLFAISAANIKPMSIYGMQYVVTTLLWFMVITGAYSIGRFVKSYELRYVSYAAWLLLIIYWFTVAWDVQWITIWGIKYIPFINAGAFTWMILAAFGFYMGKKEQNQNPVLSNLFAIVSNIIVAALFTVQIRNIWTAYDIEHFSRPLAISIAYIVYALLIFLWGAHTKAKTFRILGTIVILFTSAKVFFWDLSGAANISKMIFLLIIGVLTLGIAYINKRWMDKEAKEQPSQLKETESNTEKA